The following proteins are encoded in a genomic region of Comamonas resistens:
- a CDS encoding peptidoglycan D,D-transpeptidase FtsI family protein, translating to MTRSVLYTTSPLLASKTPLWRSKFIVAALALGFVGLGARAAYVQVFGNDFFKRQGLVRFARTLELPANRGRLLDRNGLILASSVPAASIWAIPEDVDLKDPEVQQKLKQVAQLMEMPLPALLAKLGDEDKTFVWVKRQLDWNVGQQIVALNIKGIYNRKEYKRQYPEGESAAHIVGFTNVEDHGQEGMELAFDKELAGKPGSRRVIKDRLGRVVEGVGDEVPPQDGKDIQLSIDSKVQYYAYQKLKQQVEISKAKAGSVVVMDAHTGELLALANYPSYDPGHRKNLTGEQLRNRALTDTFEPGSTMKPITIATALELKRVKPSTIIDTAPGRYTVTGSTITDTHNYGSLTVEGVIQKSSNVGATKVAQKLTPQEMWEYFSALGFGQKPQIQFPGAVSGRLRAWKTWKPIEQATMSYGYGLSASLFQMARSYTVFSNDGNVIPSTILKTTEPPVGVRVISKENAAAVLHMLRLAAGPGGTGQKAQAEGYTIGGKSGTARKQVGRHYAAGKYRAWFTGIAPIDKPRIIVAVMVDEPSAGSYYGGTVAGPVFADVVQQTLRFMGVQPDKEVKPLIVATPPEEPVL from the coding sequence ATGACGCGTAGCGTGCTCTACACCACCAGCCCGCTGCTGGCGTCCAAGACGCCGTTGTGGCGCAGCAAGTTCATCGTGGCTGCTCTGGCCCTGGGCTTTGTGGGGCTGGGTGCGCGTGCGGCCTATGTCCAGGTGTTCGGCAACGACTTCTTCAAGCGACAGGGCCTGGTGCGCTTTGCGCGCACCCTGGAACTGCCTGCCAACCGCGGTCGGCTGCTGGATCGCAATGGGCTGATCCTGGCCTCCAGCGTGCCTGCAGCCAGTATCTGGGCCATCCCTGAAGACGTGGATCTCAAGGACCCGGAAGTCCAGCAAAAGCTCAAGCAGGTGGCCCAGCTCATGGAGATGCCGCTGCCAGCGCTGCTGGCCAAGCTTGGCGACGAGGACAAGACCTTTGTCTGGGTCAAGCGCCAGCTGGACTGGAATGTCGGCCAGCAGATCGTGGCCCTCAATATCAAGGGCATCTACAACCGCAAGGAATACAAGCGCCAGTATCCCGAGGGCGAGTCTGCCGCACACATCGTGGGCTTCACCAATGTGGAAGACCATGGTCAGGAGGGTATGGAGCTGGCCTTCGACAAGGAGCTGGCCGGCAAGCCCGGTTCGCGCCGCGTGATCAAGGACCGCCTGGGCCGTGTGGTCGAAGGTGTAGGCGACGAAGTACCACCGCAGGATGGCAAGGACATCCAGCTGTCCATCGACAGCAAGGTTCAGTACTACGCCTACCAGAAACTCAAGCAGCAGGTCGAGATCAGCAAGGCCAAGGCGGGCAGCGTGGTGGTGATGGATGCCCATACGGGCGAGTTGCTGGCACTGGCCAACTACCCCAGCTATGACCCCGGCCACCGCAAGAATCTGACGGGCGAGCAGCTGCGCAACCGCGCGCTGACCGATACCTTCGAGCCGGGCTCGACCATGAAGCCCATCACCATCGCGACGGCGCTGGAGCTCAAGCGGGTCAAGCCTTCGACCATCATCGATACCGCGCCCGGCCGCTACACGGTCACGGGCTCCACCATCACCGATACGCACAACTACGGTTCGCTGACGGTGGAGGGCGTGATCCAGAAGTCCAGCAACGTGGGCGCAACCAAGGTTGCGCAAAAGCTCACCCCTCAGGAGATGTGGGAGTACTTCAGCGCGCTGGGCTTTGGCCAGAAGCCGCAGATCCAGTTCCCTGGCGCGGTTTCGGGCCGTCTGCGCGCCTGGAAGACCTGGAAGCCCATCGAACAGGCCACCATGTCCTATGGCTATGGCCTGTCGGCCTCGCTGTTCCAGATGGCGCGCTCGTACACCGTGTTCTCCAACGATGGCAATGTCATCCCGTCCACCATCCTGAAAACCACGGAGCCTCCGGTCGGTGTGCGCGTGATCTCCAAGGAAAATGCCGCTGCCGTGCTGCACATGCTGCGCCTGGCTGCAGGCCCTGGCGGTACGGGACAGAAGGCCCAGGCCGAGGGTTACACCATTGGCGGCAAGTCGGGTACGGCCCGCAAGCAGGTGGGCCGTCACTATGCGGCAGGCAAATACCGCGCCTGGTTCACCGGCATCGCTCCCATCGACAAGCCTCGCATCATCGTGGCCGTGATGGTGGACGAACCCTCTGCCGGCTCCTATTACGGCGGTACGGTGGCGGGGCCTGTGTTTGCCGACGTGGTTCAGCAGACCCTGCGTTTCATGGGCGTTCAGCCCGACAAGGAAGTCAAACCTCTGATCGTGGCCACACCACCTGAGGAGCCTGTGCTATGA
- a CDS encoding UDP-N-acetylmuramoyl-L-alanyl-D-glutamate--2,6-diaminopimelate ligase — MSTSIQTLNSAAEAVAWLRARVQGDLQTDSRKVKAGDAFIAWPGAATDGRAYVTKALEQGAAAVLVEAEGLDAFALNSDKVAALKGLKAATGLIADQWFAHPSGEIEVLAVTGTNGKTTTAWWLAHALSKVKLNARTGCALVGTLGVGVPPALESTGMTTPDPVLLQRVFRSYADQGLAACAIEASSIGIVEHRLDGTKIRVALFTNFTQDHLDYHGSMDAYWQAKAQLFDWPGLQTAVVNIDDAHGAKLWAKLQAKSLDVWSVSIQGPARLQAKDIGLGEQGLSFTVLEAGHSLRMNTRLVGQYNVSNLLGVLAALRSLGLTLDEAVAACADLEPVPGRMQQIVKPELPLVAVDYAHTPDALEKALRALQPAAQQRGGKLWCVFGCGGDRDNSKRPLMGQAAQTHADCVFVTSDNPRSEVPESIIGQILAGMKTGQALHVQVDRAAAIAEAIAHADTRDVVLIAGKGHEDYQETKGVRHPFSDMAEAQKALAAREGKKRS, encoded by the coding sequence ATGAGCACCTCTATCCAGACATTGAACAGCGCAGCCGAGGCCGTGGCCTGGCTGCGCGCACGCGTGCAGGGCGACCTGCAAACCGATAGCCGCAAGGTCAAGGCGGGCGATGCCTTCATCGCCTGGCCCGGCGCCGCCACCGATGGCCGCGCCTATGTGACCAAGGCACTGGAGCAGGGCGCGGCCGCCGTACTGGTCGAGGCCGAAGGTCTGGACGCTTTTGCTTTGAATAGTGACAAGGTCGCCGCCCTCAAGGGGCTGAAGGCCGCCACGGGTCTGATTGCCGATCAGTGGTTTGCTCACCCGAGCGGCGAGATCGAGGTGCTGGCGGTAACCGGCACCAATGGCAAGACCACCACCGCCTGGTGGCTGGCGCACGCGCTATCGAAAGTGAAGCTGAACGCGCGCACAGGCTGTGCGTTGGTGGGTACTTTGGGTGTGGGCGTACCGCCTGCGCTGGAGTCCACCGGCATGACCACACCGGATCCGGTGCTGCTGCAGCGCGTGTTCCGCAGCTATGCCGACCAGGGGCTGGCCGCTTGCGCGATCGAGGCGTCATCCATCGGCATCGTCGAGCACCGGCTGGATGGTACGAAGATTCGCGTGGCCTTGTTCACCAACTTCACCCAGGACCATCTGGACTACCACGGCAGCATGGATGCCTACTGGCAAGCCAAGGCCCAGCTGTTCGACTGGCCCGGTCTGCAGACCGCGGTGGTCAATATCGATGACGCGCATGGCGCCAAGCTTTGGGCCAAGCTGCAAGCCAAGTCTCTGGATGTCTGGAGTGTCTCCATCCAAGGTCCTGCACGCTTGCAGGCCAAGGACATCGGTCTGGGCGAGCAGGGGCTGAGCTTTACCGTGCTGGAGGCCGGTCACAGCCTGCGCATGAATACGCGCCTGGTCGGCCAGTACAACGTCTCCAACCTGCTGGGCGTGCTGGCGGCTTTGCGTAGCCTGGGACTGACGCTGGATGAGGCCGTGGCGGCCTGTGCCGACCTCGAACCCGTGCCCGGCCGCATGCAGCAGATCGTCAAGCCCGAGCTGCCACTGGTGGCTGTGGACTATGCACACACGCCCGATGCACTCGAAAAAGCGCTGCGCGCGCTGCAGCCTGCTGCCCAGCAGCGCGGCGGCAAGCTGTGGTGCGTGTTCGGCTGTGGCGGTGACCGCGACAACAGCAAGCGTCCGTTGATGGGGCAGGCGGCCCAGACCCATGCAGATTGCGTGTTTGTCACCAGCGACAACCCGCGCAGCGAAGTCCCCGAAAGCATCATCGGCCAGATTCTGGCCGGCATGAAAACGGGCCAGGCCTTGCATGTCCAGGTCGACCGCGCGGCGGCCATCGCCGAAGCCATTGCCCATGCCGATACGCGTGATGTGGTGCTGATCGCCGGCAAGGGGCATGAGGATTATCAGGAGACGAAGGGCGTGCGCCATCCGTTCTCCGACATGGCCGAAGCGCAGAAGGCGCTGGCGGCCCGCGAAGGAAAGAAGCGGTCATGA
- the mraZ gene encoding division/cell wall cluster transcriptional repressor MraZ, producing MFQGASSLNLDAKGRLSVPTRHRDALLSMAEGQVTFTKHPHGCLMLFPRPQWLKFRERIAQVPMNAQWWKRVFLGSAMDAEMDGTGRVLVAPELREAAGLTKEVLLLGMGDHFELWDKATYEAREAEAMQQEMPAAFQDFVF from the coding sequence GTGTTTCAAGGGGCGTCCTCATTGAATCTCGATGCAAAGGGGCGGCTTTCGGTGCCGACCCGGCATCGTGACGCCCTTTTGTCCATGGCCGAAGGTCAGGTGACCTTCACCAAGCACCCTCATGGCTGTTTGATGCTGTTCCCTCGCCCTCAGTGGTTGAAGTTCCGTGAACGGATTGCACAGGTGCCCATGAACGCCCAGTGGTGGAAGCGGGTTTTTCTGGGCAGTGCCATGGATGCGGAGATGGATGGCACGGGGCGTGTGCTGGTTGCGCCTGAGCTGCGTGAAGCGGCCGGACTGACCAAAGAGGTGCTGCTGCTGGGAATGGGCGACCATTTCGAGCTGTGGGACAAGGCCACTTATGAGGCGCGTGAAGCGGAAGCCATGCAGCAGGAAATGCCTGCGGCTTTCCAGGATTTTGTTTTTTAG
- the rsmH gene encoding 16S rRNA (cytosine(1402)-N(4))-methyltransferase RsmH, protein MNQPLQHITVLLDEAVDALLGGASQPPAGHWVDATFGRGGHSRLILQRLGPDGRLIAFDKDPDAIAEAARITDARFSIRHEGFRHLGELPEGSVQGVLMDLGVSSPQIDNPDRGFSFRFDGPLDMRMDTTRGQSVAEWLEDAEVHQIAEVIRDYGEERFAGPIAKAIVARRESQGPLRTTGELAQLVAGAVKTREAGQNPATRTFQALRIFINAELQELEQALEASLRVLAPGGRLAVISFHSLEDRIVKQFIAKHSKEVYDRRAPFAPPTPMRLKALERIKPSAAEVDANPRSRSAVMRVAERTEVPA, encoded by the coding sequence GTGAATCAGCCGTTGCAACATATCACCGTTTTGCTCGACGAGGCCGTCGACGCCTTGCTGGGTGGCGCGAGTCAGCCGCCGGCAGGCCACTGGGTGGATGCAACGTTCGGCCGTGGAGGTCACTCCCGGCTCATTTTGCAGCGGCTCGGGCCGGATGGGCGATTGATTGCGTTCGACAAGGACCCGGACGCAATCGCTGAAGCGGCGCGCATCACCGATGCGCGTTTTTCGATTCGGCATGAAGGATTTCGTCACCTCGGCGAGCTGCCTGAAGGCAGTGTGCAGGGGGTTTTGATGGACCTGGGCGTGAGTTCGCCCCAGATCGATAACCCCGATCGGGGCTTCAGCTTCCGTTTCGACGGGCCGCTGGATATGCGCATGGACACGACCCGTGGCCAGAGCGTGGCCGAGTGGCTGGAAGATGCGGAAGTGCACCAGATTGCGGAGGTGATACGTGACTACGGCGAAGAACGGTTTGCTGGCCCCATTGCAAAGGCGATTGTTGCTAGGCGTGAGAGCCAGGGCCCATTACGTACCACCGGCGAGCTGGCCCAGCTCGTGGCTGGCGCGGTCAAGACCCGCGAGGCTGGGCAGAACCCGGCAACACGCACCTTCCAGGCTCTTCGGATTTTCATCAACGCAGAGCTTCAGGAACTTGAACAAGCGCTAGAAGCCAGCCTGCGCGTTCTGGCGCCCGGTGGGCGCCTGGCCGTGATCAGCTTTCACTCGCTGGAAGACCGCATCGTCAAGCAGTTCATTGCCAAGCACTCCAAGGAGGTCTACGACCGCCGTGCACCGTTTGCGCCACCCACGCCCATGCGCCTGAAGGCGCTGGAGCGCATCAAGCCCAGTGCAGCCGAAGTCGATGCCAATCCGCGCTCCCGCTCTGCGGTGATGCGCGTGGCCGAGCGTACGGAGGTCCCTGCATGA
- the murD gene encoding UDP-N-acetylmuramoyl-L-alanine--D-glutamate ligase, whose translation MQDEDLTLDHQLPAQQLEAAMQMQAVDADAVTIADEFPSEVIEQRAAEATEVEVQTPRSDAAPASVAVLAQALGAEPPIPDISTLTAARDAAAFVAQIFADPSVSDAADAEVTTVEQQPEAVEETVVELPPVPVYWPQGAAQHLQGQRVLILGLGISGIAMARWCVRAGAEVTVADTREAPPFLPALQAELPGVRFVAGGFTGALVDGQNLSSVYRSPGLSPASVAPVFHAARSIGLPTGGELDLFAFALKGLREAHGYAPKVLGITGTNGKTTVTSLTGQLLEHAGMTVGVAGNIGPSLLDTLSERIDAETLPQAWVLELSSFQLDDCHDFEPTAATVLNITQDHLDWHGGMQAYAAAKAHVFGEQGLMVLNREDPVVMAMLPAPVPVPGKRGKTFQRAYITFGGDMPRRPGDFGLEVVNGMTWLVRAHEADETSKGKNADDLHIVRLMPADALRIRGRHNAINALSALALATGAGCTLAPLLYGLREYRGEPHRVQPVGRVSDVEYFDDSKGTNVGATVAALMGLGPDHRIVVILGGLGKGQDFAPLAAPVSRYVRAAVLIGQDAPQIREALADTGVKLADAASMQEAVQQAARLAHANDAVLLSPACASMDMFKDYADRAHQFVEAVRELALDAGQQLEDGA comes from the coding sequence ATGCAAGACGAAGACCTCACGCTCGACCATCAGCTGCCTGCCCAGCAGTTGGAAGCTGCTATGCAAATGCAAGCGGTTGACGCTGATGCGGTGACCATTGCAGATGAATTTCCTTCTGAAGTCATTGAACAGCGTGCGGCAGAAGCTACGGAAGTTGAAGTACAGACACCAAGGTCCGACGCTGCTCCAGCCTCGGTTGCAGTGCTGGCCCAGGCGCTGGGGGCCGAGCCGCCGATTCCTGATATTTCCACCTTGACGGCAGCCAGGGATGCGGCTGCCTTTGTGGCGCAGATTTTTGCCGACCCCAGCGTTTCCGATGCCGCAGATGCCGAGGTCACTACCGTCGAGCAGCAGCCCGAAGCCGTTGAAGAGACGGTGGTGGAGCTGCCTCCCGTGCCCGTGTACTGGCCTCAGGGCGCGGCCCAGCATCTGCAGGGTCAGCGTGTGCTGATCCTGGGTCTGGGTATTTCGGGTATTGCCATGGCTCGCTGGTGCGTGCGAGCCGGTGCCGAGGTCACAGTGGCAGATACACGTGAAGCGCCGCCCTTCCTGCCTGCTCTGCAGGCCGAGCTGCCCGGCGTGCGCTTTGTCGCCGGCGGGTTCACGGGGGCTCTGGTCGATGGTCAAAACCTGAGCTCCGTCTATCGCTCACCGGGCCTGAGCCCGGCCAGCGTGGCGCCGGTCTTTCATGCCGCGCGCAGCATCGGCCTGCCCACTGGCGGCGAGCTGGATCTGTTTGCGTTTGCGCTCAAGGGTTTGCGCGAAGCCCATGGCTATGCCCCCAAGGTGCTGGGCATCACCGGCACTAATGGCAAGACCACGGTCACCTCGCTGACCGGCCAGTTGCTTGAGCATGCGGGCATGACCGTGGGTGTGGCCGGCAATATCGGCCCGTCGCTGCTCGATACCTTGTCCGAGCGCATCGATGCCGAGACGCTGCCCCAGGCCTGGGTGTTGGAGCTGTCCAGCTTCCAGCTCGACGACTGCCATGACTTCGAGCCCACGGCGGCCACGGTGCTCAATATCACCCAGGACCATCTGGACTGGCATGGCGGCATGCAGGCCTATGCGGCGGCCAAGGCCCATGTGTTTGGCGAGCAGGGCCTGATGGTGCTCAACCGCGAAGACCCCGTCGTCATGGCCATGCTGCCCGCGCCGGTGCCTGTGCCCGGCAAGCGCGGCAAGACCTTCCAGCGTGCATACATCACCTTTGGCGGTGACATGCCGCGCCGTCCGGGCGACTTCGGCCTGGAGGTCGTCAACGGCATGACCTGGCTGGTGCGCGCCCATGAGGCCGACGAAACCAGCAAGGGCAAGAACGCCGACGATCTGCATATCGTGCGCCTGATGCCCGCCGATGCGCTGCGCATCCGCGGCCGCCACAACGCCATCAATGCACTGTCGGCGCTGGCGCTGGCCACCGGTGCCGGATGCACGCTGGCTCCGCTGCTCTACGGCCTGCGCGAATATCGGGGCGAGCCGCACCGCGTGCAGCCCGTGGGCCGCGTTAGCGACGTTGAATACTTTGACGACAGCAAGGGCACAAATGTGGGCGCCACCGTGGCTGCCCTCATGGGCCTGGGGCCCGATCACCGCATCGTGGTGATCCTGGGCGGTCTGGGCAAGGGGCAGGACTTTGCCCCTCTGGCCGCTCCCGTCTCGCGCTATGTGCGCGCGGCCGTGCTGATCGGCCAGGATGCACCGCAGATCCGCGAAGCGCTGGCCGACACTGGCGTGAAGCTGGCCGATGCCGCCAGCATGCAGGAGGCCGTGCAGCAGGCCGCGCGTCTGGCCCATGCCAATGATGCCGTGCTGCTCTCGCCCGCCTGCGCGAGCATGGATATGTTCAAGGACTATGCGGACCGTGCCCACCAGTTTGTGGAAGCGGTGCGTGAGCTGGCGCTGGACGCCGGCCAGCAACTGGAGGACGGTGCATGA
- the ftsL gene encoding cell division protein FtsL, producing the protein MLRINLLLLLAVMMSALFLVGTQYESRKLFTELDRAENESRRLATDQQRLQVEKRAQATPQRIETLAREKLQMRPASPAITQYVQEGSTAGAAQ; encoded by the coding sequence ATGCTGCGCATAAATCTGCTGCTGCTGCTGGCCGTGATGATGAGCGCCCTTTTTCTGGTGGGAACTCAGTACGAGTCGCGAAAACTGTTTACCGAGCTGGATCGTGCGGAGAATGAGTCGCGCCGTCTGGCCACCGATCAGCAGCGCCTGCAGGTGGAAAAACGCGCCCAGGCCACGCCTCAGCGCATTGAAACGCTGGCACGTGAAAAGCTGCAGATGCGTCCCGCATCGCCTGCCATCACCCAGTATGTGCAGGAAGGAAGCACTGCGGGAGCTGCGCAATGA
- the mraY gene encoding phospho-N-acetylmuramoyl-pentapeptide-transferase, with protein MLLMLAQWLQSISPEFGFLRVFQYLTLRAVLAAVTALLIGLWIGPKAIRMLTALKIGQPVRGYAMETHLVKSGTPTMGGVLILFSIAVSTLLWFDLSNRFVWIVLLVTLGFGAIGWVDDWRKVVNKDPEGMRSGEKYFWQSVIGLLAALYLVFCISENNNAEVFALFISWVQSGFSMDLPPKAGLMVPFFKEVSYPLGVLGFIVMTYLVIVGASNAVNLTDGLDGLAIMPVIMVGTALGIFAYVTGNATYAKYLLFPSIPGTGELMVFCGAMAGAGLAFLWFNAHPAQVFMGDVGALALGAALGTIAVIVRQEIVLAVMGGIFVAEAISVMLQVTYFKYTKKRYGEGRRLLKMAPLHHHFEKSGWKETQVVIRFWIITMLLCLLGLSTLKLR; from the coding sequence ATGCTGCTGATGCTGGCTCAATGGCTGCAGAGCATTTCGCCGGAATTCGGTTTCCTGCGCGTGTTCCAGTACCTGACGCTGCGCGCCGTGCTGGCCGCCGTGACCGCCTTGCTGATCGGTCTGTGGATAGGTCCCAAGGCCATCCGCATGTTGACGGCCCTCAAGATCGGCCAGCCCGTGCGCGGCTACGCCATGGAGACCCATCTGGTCAAAAGCGGCACGCCCACCATGGGCGGCGTGCTGATTCTGTTCTCGATTGCCGTGTCCACCTTGCTGTGGTTCGACCTGTCCAACCGCTTTGTCTGGATCGTGCTGCTGGTCACGCTGGGCTTTGGCGCCATTGGCTGGGTGGACGACTGGCGCAAGGTCGTCAACAAGGACCCCGAGGGCATGCGCTCGGGCGAGAAGTATTTCTGGCAGTCGGTGATCGGCCTGCTGGCCGCGCTGTATCTGGTGTTCTGCATTTCCGAGAACAACAACGCCGAGGTGTTCGCGCTGTTCATCTCCTGGGTGCAGTCGGGCTTTTCCATGGACCTGCCGCCCAAGGCCGGCCTGATGGTGCCCTTCTTCAAGGAAGTCAGCTATCCGCTGGGCGTGCTGGGCTTTATCGTCATGACCTATCTGGTCATTGTGGGCGCCAGCAATGCGGTGAACCTGACCGACGGCCTCGATGGCCTGGCCATCATGCCGGTCATCATGGTGGGCACGGCCCTGGGCATTTTTGCCTATGTGACGGGCAATGCCACCTACGCCAAATACCTGCTTTTCCCCAGCATTCCCGGCACGGGCGAGCTGATGGTGTTCTGCGGCGCCATGGCCGGTGCCGGTCTGGCCTTTCTCTGGTTTAACGCTCACCCCGCGCAAGTTTTCATGGGCGATGTGGGCGCGCTGGCTCTGGGCGCAGCCCTGGGCACGATCGCCGTGATCGTGCGCCAGGAAATCGTGCTGGCCGTGATGGGCGGCATCTTCGTGGCCGAGGCCATTTCGGTGATGCTGCAGGTGACTTACTTCAAGTACACCAAGAAGCGCTATGGCGAAGGCCGCCGTCTGCTGAAGATGGCCCCGCTGCATCACCACTTTGAAAAGAGCGGCTGGAAGGAAACCCAGGTCGTGATCCGTTTCTGGATCATTACCATGCTGCTGTGCCTGCTGGGTCTGTCGACCCTGAAGCTGAGGTGA
- a CDS encoding UDP-N-acetylmuramoyl-tripeptide--D-alanyl-D-alanine ligase → MMTLQKALELIQTHIPQARLVGDGQTLLARVHTDTRTLQAGDLFVALKGERFDAHDFLSQAKAAGAVAALASHGLAEAGLSGIEVPDSLQALGALARAWRAQFDLPLIAVTGSNGKTTVTQMIASILRSHAGDAALATRGNFNNSIGMPLNLLRMTAEHRIAVLEMGMNHPGEIAELAAIAQPTVALVNNAQREHQEFMGTVEAVARENGSVLEFLPRDGVAIFPAGDEYTPLWTALADGRSCLMFGEQADGAQVYASDVHWEQGAWSLQLHTPQGQAAAQLHIAGRHNVRNALAAAVCAHAAGVPLGAIALGLSGFEPVTGRSRALAVQINGRSVTVVDDTYNANPDSVAAAIAVLAELPAPQLLVLGDMGEVGDNGPQFHAEAGALARQAGIAHFFALGEQSMSATSAFGSGAQHFDSMQALQQAACEVLPKVGSVLVKGSRFMKMEQVVQAMQACADEKQGNCGEAACC, encoded by the coding sequence ATGATGACCTTGCAAAAAGCGCTGGAGCTAATCCAGACGCATATCCCCCAAGCCCGCTTGGTCGGCGATGGCCAGACCCTGCTGGCGCGCGTGCACACCGACACGCGGACGCTGCAGGCCGGGGATTTGTTCGTGGCCCTCAAGGGCGAGCGTTTCGACGCCCATGATTTTCTGTCCCAGGCCAAGGCTGCCGGCGCGGTGGCCGCACTGGCGTCGCACGGCCTGGCCGAGGCCGGCCTGTCCGGCATCGAGGTGCCCGACAGCCTGCAGGCTCTGGGCGCCCTGGCCCGTGCCTGGCGCGCGCAGTTTGATCTGCCACTGATTGCCGTGACCGGCAGCAATGGCAAGACCACGGTCACGCAGATGATTGCGTCCATTCTGCGCAGCCATGCCGGTGATGCGGCTCTGGCCACGCGCGGCAATTTCAACAACTCCATCGGCATGCCGCTCAATCTGCTGCGCATGACGGCCGAGCACCGCATTGCCGTGCTGGAAATGGGCATGAACCACCCGGGCGAGATCGCCGAGCTGGCAGCCATTGCCCAGCCTACGGTGGCCTTGGTCAACAACGCCCAGCGCGAGCACCAGGAATTCATGGGCACAGTGGAAGCCGTGGCACGGGAGAACGGCTCGGTGCTGGAGTTTTTGCCTAGGGACGGCGTGGCCATCTTCCCTGCTGGCGATGAATACACACCGCTGTGGACGGCGTTGGCCGATGGCCGTAGCTGCCTGATGTTCGGCGAGCAGGCCGATGGCGCCCAGGTCTATGCCAGCGATGTGCACTGGGAGCAGGGCGCATGGAGCCTGCAACTGCATACCCCCCAAGGTCAGGCAGCTGCGCAACTGCATATCGCCGGTCGCCACAACGTGCGCAATGCACTGGCCGCTGCGGTCTGCGCCCATGCCGCTGGCGTTCCGCTGGGCGCGATTGCTCTGGGTCTGTCGGGCTTCGAGCCTGTGACTGGCCGCTCGCGCGCGCTGGCTGTACAGATCAATGGCCGGAGCGTCACCGTGGTCGATGACACCTATAACGCCAATCCCGATTCCGTGGCTGCCGCCATTGCCGTGCTGGCCGAGCTGCCCGCGCCGCAGCTGCTGGTGCTGGGCGATATGGGCGAGGTGGGCGATAACGGCCCGCAGTTCCATGCCGAGGCCGGTGCATTGGCCAGGCAGGCCGGGATTGCGCATTTCTTTGCTCTGGGCGAGCAGAGCATGTCAGCAACCTCTGCCTTTGGCAGCGGTGCTCAGCATTTTGATAGCATGCAGGCCCTTCAACAGGCCGCTTGCGAAGTTTTACCCAAGGTAGGTAGCGTGTTGGTCAAGGGTTCGCGGTTCATGAAGATGGAGCAAGTGGTGCAGGCAATGCAAGCCTGTGCAGACGAGAAGCAGGGCAACTGCGGGGAGGCCGCATGCTGCTGA